In Heptranchias perlo isolate sHepPer1 unplaced genomic scaffold, sHepPer1.hap1 HAP1_SCAFFOLD_172, whole genome shotgun sequence, the following are encoded in one genomic region:
- the LOC137309621 gene encoding proline-rich protein HaeIII subfamily 1-like has translation MALHLTTEKAFHLQILPWLQQLPLSILVWSTRDGCEEIAGAPPGDPRHPARGPPTRGQPEPRPGTPDTPPGDPRHPARGPPTRGQPEPRPGTPDTGIAGAPPGDPRHPARGPPTRGQPEPRPGTPDTPPGDPQHPARGPPTRGQPEPRPGTPDTGTAGAPPGDPRHGDSRSPARGPPTRGQPEPRPGTPDTGTAGAPPGDPRHGDSRSPARGPPTRGQPEPRPGTPDTETPDTGTADAPPGDPRHGDSRSPARGPPTRRPPTRGQPTHRPGTPDTGTAGAPPGDPRHGDSRSPARGPPTRGQPEPLPGTPDAPPVPGSTLPLIDRE, from the exons ATGGCACTTCACTTAACAACTGAGAAAGCGTTTCACTTACAAATCCTCCCTTGGCTCCAGCAGCTCCCG CTTTCAATACTTGTGTGGTCCACACGGGATGGGTGTGAGGAGATAGCCGGAGCCCCGCCCGGGGACCCCCGACACCCCGCCCGGGGACCCCCGACACGGGGACAGCCGGAGCCCCGCCCGGGGACCCCCGACACCCCGCCCGGCGACCCCCGACACCCCGCCCGGGGACCCCCGACACGGGGACAGCCGGAGCCCCGCCCGGGGACCCCCGACACGGGGATAGCCGGAGCCCCGCCCGGGGACCCCCGACACCCCGCCCGGGGACCCCCGACACGGGGACAGCCGGAGCCCCGCCCGGGGACCCCCGACACCCCGCCCGGCGACCCCCAACACCCCGCCCGGGGACCCCCGACACGGGGACAGCCGGAGCCCCGCCCGGGGACCCCCGACACGGGGACAGCCGGAGCCCCGCCCGGGGACCCCCGACACGGGGACAGCCGGAGCCCCGCCCGGGGACCCCCGACACGGGGACAGCCGGAGCCCCGCCCGGGGACCCCCGACACGGGGACAGCCGGAGCCCCGCCCGGGGACCCCCGACACGGGGACAGCCGGAGCCCCGCCCGGGGACCTCCGACACGGGGACAGCCGGAGCCCCGCCCGGGGACCCCCGACACGGAGACCCCCGACACGGGGACAGCCGACGCACCGCCCGGGGACCCCCGACACGGGGACAGCCGGAGCCCCGCCCGGGGACCCCCGACACGGAGACCCCCGACACGGGGACAGCCGACGCACCGCCCGGGGACCCCCGACACGGGGACAGCCGGAGCCCCGCCCGGGGACCCCCGACACGGGGACAGCCGGAGCCCCGCCCGGGGACCCCCGACACGGGGACAGCCGGAGCCCCTCCCGGGGACCCCCGACGCCCCGCCTGTTCCAGGATCTACCCTCCCTCTAATCGATCGAGAGTGA